A genomic region of Carassius carassius chromosome 27, fCarCar2.1, whole genome shotgun sequence contains the following coding sequences:
- the LOC132106847 gene encoding intersectin-2-like isoform X4 — MNVGINIWAITPEERGKHDKQFDSLAPTLGYLSGDQARTFFLQSGLPTAVLAGIWALADIGKDGKMDRLEFSIAMKLIKLQLQGQPLPSSLPIIMKQTPTHAMTPSLRFGMGSMPNLSAMSVMPILTAIPTAPVMTPLVPVPTVMSGPLPQMPNSLSVPALPNGNATLLKPTPAFPVSSGLSKSHSLLDLGSSSSNSSSTTSLASNSPKMNASDWAVPQSSRLKYRQQFNSLDKLMSGYLSGPQVRNALTASNLTQTQLATIWALADVDRDGQLRAEEFILAMHLVDMAKTGRPLPLTLPPDLVPPSLRQVKSCDLLNGPVPLINTELIEPEHPQKSKSNVSFEDKLKENFQRGNTELEKRRLALQEEQKREEERRREEERREEERRRHKEREEREQKEREAREMELRRQREEERQRELEQQREEERLKELERREATERQRRMEWEKSKRVELQTQREKEQSDIQRLKDRKRSLEMELEAVGNKHKQISDRLRDAKSKRQIQRTELDLINQKRDSRIIDINSLQLQFEEIQRQLSRLGPEKQRLTERLLHLTQNNSSPLINDVKQSLCEKDLSCRKLKEQLDVLERETTVKLSQMEQYNREIKELRQRQSQQQDVLEQLRRVRSEKLKELQRHRKEEEERKRKKEEEERKRKKEEEERQRKKEEEERQRKKEEEERKRMKEEEERKRKKEEEAARQAKLEQEEAERQRMLAQEREAKLREEQQRQAQARLQEAQEQAREKEKKRRAEEREREEKEAERNELALHTQPSMTCNITENKSLQPVVTTEATCAALTTYRALYPFTARNSDELTLETDCLIEVDESTVRETGWLYGSYCGNSGWFPESYAERCSKDTQTEQTAADSQSTAPSTNYPGIPRVDIEGPTPTHTPASSNTQHSLAVALCEWSAMTDSHLGFSKDDVITVLEKQENWCYGELNESRGWFPFSYVSMVITNNTQTEPLLSTVDEIELSDSGSFEEYVALYTYESPESGDLTFCADDVVLVTEREGEWWRGCIGDQSGLFPSNYVKPKEPDTANPGVPGKKPEIAQVTTASAAKTPEQLSLTPGQLIVVLHKNSNSWWLGELQARGKKRKKGWFHSSNVRLLEANSGKITPASQPLCQVIAMYDYKAANKDEMSFQKGQLITVLNKDNPDWWKGEVAGVIGLFPTNYVKMTTECDPSQQWCADLLSLDTMCTEDRKRQGYIHELIQTEEYYLEDLELALEVFYKPMAESGRLTEAEMSMIFVNWRELIMCSTKLLKALRVCKMMAGERMPVQVVGDILSSELSHMQAYIRFCSCQLNAAALLQQKTDKSPDFKLFLKKIASNYRCKGMPLSSFLLKPMQRITRYPLLIKNILENTPPTHADHANLRAALEQAEELCSQVNEGVREKENSDRLEWIQNHVLCDGVIEHLVFNSLTNCLGPRKLLHSGKLHKTKSSKELWAFLFNDFLLLTYTSKQFSSGPDRLFNPTSNAQYKMYKTPVFLNEVLVKMPSDPSSDDPVFHISHIDRVYTLKADTINERSTWVQKIKAASDNFIETEKLKREKAYQARSQKNSGIGRLLVTVLEATELKPCKPNGKSNPYCELTMGAQCYTSRHQPDTLNPKWNFNCHFFIKDLYQDVLCLTIFERDQFSPDDFLGRTEVPVATIKKDQDGKGPLARRLLLHEVPTGEVKVRLDLQLYDQTPQP; from the exons GTATGGGCTCCATGCCAAATCTGTCTGCCATGTCAGTGATGCCCATCCTAACTGCCATCCCCACAGCCCCTGTTATGACCCCTTTGGTTCCTGTACCCACCGTGATGTCAGGACCATTGCCTCAGATGCCCAACTCTCTCAGTGTGCCAGCTTTACCTAACGGCAATGCAACTCTCCTCAAACCAACACCAG CATTCCCAGTCTCCAGTGGATTGAGTAAATCTCACTCGCTCTTGGACCTTGGTTCTAGCAG TTCTAACTCTTCCTCCACCACCTCCCTGGCAAGTAATTCCCCCAAAATGAATGCATCTGATTGGGCGGTGCCTCAGTCATCCCGTCTGAAATACAGACAGCAGTTCAACAGTCTAGACAAGCTGATGAGTGGATACCTGTcag gTCCCCAGGTCAGAAATGCCCTCACAGCATCAAacctcacacaaacacagcttGCCACTATATG GGCTCTTGCTGATGTAGATCGTGATGGGCAGTTGAGAGCGGAAGAGTTTATTCTAGCAATGCACCTGGTTGATATGGCCAAGACTGGGCGGCCCTTACCTCTGACTCTACCTCCTGATCTTGTGCCACCTTCACTCAG acAAGTGAAGTCATGTGACCTGCTGAACGGACCTGTTCCTTTGATTAACACTGAGCTGATTGAGCCAGAACATCCACAGAAAAGCAAGAGTAATG TGTCATTTGAGGATAAACTAAAGGAGAATTTCCAGAGAGGAAACACAGAGCTGGAAAAACGACGTCTGGCTCTGCAGGAGGAACaaaagagagaggaggagaggaggagagaagaggagagacgagaggaggagaggagacgaCATAAGGAGCGGGAGGAAAGAGAACAAAAGGAGAGAGAAGCCCGGGAGATGGAGCTGAGGAGACAGAGGGAGGAGGAGAGGCAGAGAGAGCTGGAGcaacagagagaagaagaaagactGAAAGAATTAGAGCGACGAGAGGCAA CGGAGCGACAGAGGCGAATGGAATGGGAGAAGAGTAAACGAGTGGAGCTTCagacacagagagaaaaagagcagAGTGACATACAGAGACTTAAAGACAGGAAGAGGAGTCTCGAGATGGAGCTGGAGGCAGTG GGTAACAAGCATAAGCAGATCTCTGATAGGCTGCGGGACGCCAAGAGTAAGAGGCAGATCCAGAGGACCGAGCTAGACCTGATCAATCAGAAGAGAGATAGTCGTATTATAGATATCAATTCCCTACAGTTGCAGTTtgag GAAATTCAGAGGCAGCTGAGTCGTCTTGGTCCTGAGAAGCAGCGACTGACAGAGAGACTTTTACATCTTACCCAAAACAACTCAA GTCCTTTGATAAATGATGTGAAACAGAGTTTGTGCGAGAAAGATCTGAGCTGTCGGAAGCTGAAGGAGCAGCTGGATGTTTTGGAGAGAGAGACCACTGTGAAACTCTCACAAATGGAGCAGTACAACAGAGAAATCAAG GAATTGAGACAGAGGCAGAGCCAGCAGCAGGACGTCCTAGAGCAGCTCAGGAGGGTGAGATCTGAGAAACTCAAAGAGCTACAGAGACAcaggaaagaggaggaggagaggaagaggaagaaagaggaggaggagaggaagagaaagaaagaggaggaggagaggcagaggaagaaagaagaggaggagaggcagaggaagaaagaggaggaagagaggaagaggatgaaagaggaggaggagaggaagaggaagaaagagGAGGAGGCTGCCAG ACAGGCGAAGCTGGAGCAGGAGGAAGCAGAGCGTCAGAGGATGCTTGCCCAGGAGCGAGAAGCCAAACTCAGGGAAGAACAGCAGCGTCAGGCCCAAGCCCGACTTCAGGAAGCCCAGGAGCAGGCtcgagagaaagagaagaagaggagggcggaggagagagagagggaggagaagGAAGCAGAAAGGAATGAACTGGCTCTACACACTCAGCCCTCCATGACATGCAATATCACAGAGAAcaaaa gctTGCAGCCAGTGGTGACTACTGAAGCTACATGTGCAGCCCTCACCACCTACAGAGCTCTCTATCCCTTCACCGCACGCAACTCTGACGAGCTCACACTGGAGACAGACTGTCTGATCGAG GTAGATGAATCGACAGTTAGAGAGACCGGCTGGCTGTATGGGAGTTACTGTGGTAACAGCGGCTGGTTTCCAGAGAGTTATGCTGAGAGATGCAGTAAAGACACTCAGACTGAACAGACTGCAGCCGATTCACAATCCACGGCTCCCTCTACCAACTACCCTGG AATTCCTCGGGTGGACATAGAAGGAccaacaccaacacacacaccagcGTCTTCAAACACACAGCACTCACTG GCTGTAGCTCTGTGTGAATGGAGCGCTATGACTGACAGTCACCTGGGCTTCTCTAAAGATGACGTCATCACGGTTCTGGAGAAGCAGGAGAACTGGTGCTATGGAGAGCTCAACGAGAGCCGAGGCTGGTTCCCTTTCTCATATGTCTCCATGGTTATCACCAATAACACACAGACTGA GCCGTTGCTTTCTACTGTGGATGAGATAGAACTTTCAGATTCTGGTTCTTTTGAGG AGTATGTGGCTCTGTACACATATGAGAGTCCGGAGTCAGGTGACCTGACGTTCTGTGCGGACGATGTTGTCCTGGTAACAGAGAGGGAAGGAGAATGGTGGAGAGGGTGCATCGGTGACCAGTCTGGCCTCTTCCCTTCCAACTATGTTAAACCCAAAGAGCCTGAT ACTGCCAATCCTGGAGTTCCCGGTAAAAAGCCAG AGATTGCTCAGGTGACTACAGCCAGTGCTGCCAAAACACCAGAACAACTGAGTCTGACACCTGGTCAGCTTATTGTGGTGCTGCATAAGAACTCTAACAGCTGGTGGCTGGGTGAACTACAG gcaCGGGGTAAAAAGCGTAAAAAGGGCTGGTTCCACTCCTCTAATGTCAGATTACTTGAGGCTAACAGCGGAAAAATAACTCCAGCATCTCAGCCAt TGTGTCAGGTTATTGCAATGTATGACTACAAAGCAGCCAATAAGGATGAAATGAGCTTCCAAAAAGGTCAGCTGATCACCGTACTCAACAAGGACAACCCTGACTGGTGGAAAGGAGAGGTCGCTGGGGTCATAGGGCTGTTTCCAACTAATTATGTGAAGATGACCACAGAATGTGATCCCAGCCAGCAAT ggtgTGCTGATCTGCTCAGTTTAGACACTATGTGCACCGAGGACAGGAAGAGGCAAGGCTACATCCATGAGCTCATTCAGACAGAAGAGTACTATCTGGAGGACCTGGAACTGGCACTAGAG GTGTTCTATAAGCCAATGGCAGAGTCAGGGCGGCTAACGGAGGCTGAGATGAGCATGATCTTTGTGAACTGGCGGGAACTGATCATGTGCAGCACCAAACTCCTAAA AGCTCTGCGTGTCTGTAAGATGATGGCTGGAGAGCGGATGCCTGTGCAGGTGGTGGGTGATATTCTGTCCTCAGAGCTCTCTCACATGCAGGCCTACATTCGCTTCTGCAGCTGCCAGCTCAATGCTGCGGCCCTGCTGCAGCAGAAAACAGACAAATCACCTGACTTCAAACTCTTTCTGAAG AAAATTGCCAGTAATTACCGCTGTAAAGGAATGCCActgtccagcttcctcctgaAACCCATGCAGAGAATCACACGCTACCCACTGCTGATAAAGAAT ATTCTGGAGAATACCCCTCCAACTCACGCAGATCACGCAAACCTGCGGGCAGCGCTGGAGCAGGCCGAGGAGTTGTGCTCACAGGTGAACGAGGGCGTGAGAGAGAAGGAGAACTCTGACCGGCTGGAATGGATCCAGAACCATGTGCTGTGTGATGGAGTCATTGAG CACCTCGTATTTAACTCTTTGACGAACTGCCTGGGCCCTCGAAAATTGCTGCACAGTGGCAAACTACATAAGACCAAGAGCAGCAAGGAGCTTTGGGCCTTCCTGTTTAACGACTTCCTGCTCCTCACCTACACCTCCAAACAGTTCTCATCTGGGCCTGACAGACTCTTCAACCCCACCTCAAATGCACAGTACAAGATGTATAAAACG CCAGTGTTTTTGAATGAGGTCTTGGTAAAAATGCCCTCTGACCCTTCCAGTGATGATCCAGTTTTTCACATCTCACACATTGATCGCGTTTACACTCTTAAGGCTGACACCATTAATGAGAG GAGTACATGGGTACAGAAGATCAAAGCAGCATCTGACAACTTCATAGAGACTGAGAAGCTGAAAAGAGAGAAAGCATACCAAG CTCGCTCGCAGAAGAACAGTGGAATCGGGCGACTGTTAGTAACGGTCCTGGAGGCGACAGAGTTGAAGCCCTGCAAACCAAACG GGAAGAGTAACCCATACTGTGAGCTAACGATGGGTGCTCAGTGCTACACATCCCGCCATCAGCCCGACACACTCAACCCCAAATGGAACTTCAACTGCCACTTCTTCATAAAAGACCTGTATCAGGACGTCCTCTGCCTCACCATCTTTGAGAGGGATCAGTTCTCTCCCGACG ATTTTCTAGGTCGTACTGAAGTTCCTGTAGCAACAATTAAGAAGGATCAAGATGGTAAAGGTCCACTGGCACGTCGTCTGCTGCTTCATGAAGTTCCAACTGGAGAGGTCAAAGTACGGCTTGACCTGCAGCTTTATGATCAAACACCTCAACCGTGA
- the LOC132106847 gene encoding intersectin-2-like isoform X2, translating to MNVGINIWAITPEERGKHDKQFDSLAPTLGYLSGDQARTFFLQSGLPTAVLAGIWALADIGKDGKMDRLEFSIAMKLIKLQLQGQPLPSSLPIIMKQTPTHAMTPSLRFGMGSMPNLSAMSVMPILTAIPTAPVMTPLVPVPTVMSGPLPQMPNSLSVPALPNGNATLLKPTPAFPVSSGLSKSHSLLDLGSSSSNSSSTTSLASNSPKMNASDWAVPQSSRLKYRQQFNSLDKLMSGYLSGPQVRNALTASNLTQTQLATIWALADVDRDGQLRAEEFILAMHLVDMAKTGRPLPLTLPPDLVPPSLRQVKSCDLLNGPVPLINTELIEPEHPQKSKSNVSFEDKLKENFQRGNTELEKRRLALQEEQKREEERRREEERREEERRRHKEREEREQKEREAREMELRRQREEERQRELEQQREEERLKELERREATERQRRMEWEKSKRVELQTQREKEQSDIQRLKDRKRSLEMELEAVGNKHKQISDRLRDAKSKRQIQRTELDLINQKRDSRIIDINSLQLQFEEIQRQLSRLGPEKQRLTERLLHLTQNNSSPLINDVKQSLCEKDLSCRKLKEQLDVLERETTVKLSQMEQYNREIKELRQRQSQQQDVLEQLRRVRSEKLKELQRHRKEEEERKRKKEEEERKRKKEEEERQRKKEEEERQRKKEEEERKRMKEEEERKRKKEEEAARQAKLEQEEAERQRMLAQEREAKLREEQQRQAQARLQEAQEQAREKEKKRRAEEREREEKEAERNELALHTQPSMTCNITENKSLQPVVTTEATCAALTTYRALYPFTARNSDELTLETDCLIEVDESTVRETGWLYGSYCGNSGWFPESYAERCSKDTQTEQTAADSQSTAPSTNYPGIPRVDIEGPTPTHTPASSNTQHSLAVALCEWSAMTDSHLGFSKDDVITVLEKQENWCYGELNESRGWFPFSYVSMVITNNTQTEPLLSTVDEIELSDSGSFEEYVALYTYESPESGDLTFCADDVVLVTEREGEWWRGCIGDQSGLFPSNYVKPKEPDTANPGVPGKKPEIAQVTTASAAKTPEQLSLTPGQLIVVLHKNSNSWWLGELQARGKKRKKGWFHSSNVRLLEANSGKITPASQPCKIHTHTLFHSFSFVCGCMYVLFSHCAPFLFDFSALPSVVCQVIAMYDYKAANKDEMSFQKGQLITVLNKDNPDWWKGEVAGVIGLFPTNYVKMTTECDPSQQWCADLLSLDTMCTEDRKRQGYIHELIQTEEYYLEDLELALEVFYKPMAESGRLTEAEMSMIFVNWRELIMCSTKLLKALRVCKMMAGERMPVQVVGDILSSELSHMQAYIRFCSCQLNAAALLQQKTDKSPDFKLFLKKIASNYRCKGMPLSSFLLKPMQRITRYPLLIKNILENTPPTHADHANLRAALEQAEELCSQVNEGVREKENSDRLEWIQNHVLCDGVIEHLVFNSLTNCLGPRKLLHSGKLHKTKSSKELWAFLFNDFLLLTYTSKQFSSGPDRLFNPTSNAQYKMYKTPVFLNEVLVKMPSDPSSDDPVFHISHIDRVYTLKADTINERSTWVQKIKAASDNFIETEKLKREKAYQARSQKNSGIGRLLVTVLEATELKPCKPNGKSNPYCELTMGAQCYTSRHQPDTLNPKWNFNCHFFIKDLYQDVLCLTIFERDQFSPDDFLGRTEVPVATIKKDQDGKGPLARRLLLHEVPTGEVKVRLDLQLYDQTPQP from the exons GTATGGGCTCCATGCCAAATCTGTCTGCCATGTCAGTGATGCCCATCCTAACTGCCATCCCCACAGCCCCTGTTATGACCCCTTTGGTTCCTGTACCCACCGTGATGTCAGGACCATTGCCTCAGATGCCCAACTCTCTCAGTGTGCCAGCTTTACCTAACGGCAATGCAACTCTCCTCAAACCAACACCAG CATTCCCAGTCTCCAGTGGATTGAGTAAATCTCACTCGCTCTTGGACCTTGGTTCTAGCAG TTCTAACTCTTCCTCCACCACCTCCCTGGCAAGTAATTCCCCCAAAATGAATGCATCTGATTGGGCGGTGCCTCAGTCATCCCGTCTGAAATACAGACAGCAGTTCAACAGTCTAGACAAGCTGATGAGTGGATACCTGTcag gTCCCCAGGTCAGAAATGCCCTCACAGCATCAAacctcacacaaacacagcttGCCACTATATG GGCTCTTGCTGATGTAGATCGTGATGGGCAGTTGAGAGCGGAAGAGTTTATTCTAGCAATGCACCTGGTTGATATGGCCAAGACTGGGCGGCCCTTACCTCTGACTCTACCTCCTGATCTTGTGCCACCTTCACTCAG acAAGTGAAGTCATGTGACCTGCTGAACGGACCTGTTCCTTTGATTAACACTGAGCTGATTGAGCCAGAACATCCACAGAAAAGCAAGAGTAATG TGTCATTTGAGGATAAACTAAAGGAGAATTTCCAGAGAGGAAACACAGAGCTGGAAAAACGACGTCTGGCTCTGCAGGAGGAACaaaagagagaggaggagaggaggagagaagaggagagacgagaggaggagaggagacgaCATAAGGAGCGGGAGGAAAGAGAACAAAAGGAGAGAGAAGCCCGGGAGATGGAGCTGAGGAGACAGAGGGAGGAGGAGAGGCAGAGAGAGCTGGAGcaacagagagaagaagaaagactGAAAGAATTAGAGCGACGAGAGGCAA CGGAGCGACAGAGGCGAATGGAATGGGAGAAGAGTAAACGAGTGGAGCTTCagacacagagagaaaaagagcagAGTGACATACAGAGACTTAAAGACAGGAAGAGGAGTCTCGAGATGGAGCTGGAGGCAGTG GGTAACAAGCATAAGCAGATCTCTGATAGGCTGCGGGACGCCAAGAGTAAGAGGCAGATCCAGAGGACCGAGCTAGACCTGATCAATCAGAAGAGAGATAGTCGTATTATAGATATCAATTCCCTACAGTTGCAGTTtgag GAAATTCAGAGGCAGCTGAGTCGTCTTGGTCCTGAGAAGCAGCGACTGACAGAGAGACTTTTACATCTTACCCAAAACAACTCAA GTCCTTTGATAAATGATGTGAAACAGAGTTTGTGCGAGAAAGATCTGAGCTGTCGGAAGCTGAAGGAGCAGCTGGATGTTTTGGAGAGAGAGACCACTGTGAAACTCTCACAAATGGAGCAGTACAACAGAGAAATCAAG GAATTGAGACAGAGGCAGAGCCAGCAGCAGGACGTCCTAGAGCAGCTCAGGAGGGTGAGATCTGAGAAACTCAAAGAGCTACAGAGACAcaggaaagaggaggaggagaggaagaggaagaaagaggaggaggagaggaagagaaagaaagaggaggaggagaggcagaggaagaaagaagaggaggagaggcagaggaagaaagaggaggaagagaggaagaggatgaaagaggaggaggagaggaagaggaagaaagagGAGGAGGCTGCCAG ACAGGCGAAGCTGGAGCAGGAGGAAGCAGAGCGTCAGAGGATGCTTGCCCAGGAGCGAGAAGCCAAACTCAGGGAAGAACAGCAGCGTCAGGCCCAAGCCCGACTTCAGGAAGCCCAGGAGCAGGCtcgagagaaagagaagaagaggagggcggaggagagagagagggaggagaagGAAGCAGAAAGGAATGAACTGGCTCTACACACTCAGCCCTCCATGACATGCAATATCACAGAGAAcaaaa gctTGCAGCCAGTGGTGACTACTGAAGCTACATGTGCAGCCCTCACCACCTACAGAGCTCTCTATCCCTTCACCGCACGCAACTCTGACGAGCTCACACTGGAGACAGACTGTCTGATCGAG GTAGATGAATCGACAGTTAGAGAGACCGGCTGGCTGTATGGGAGTTACTGTGGTAACAGCGGCTGGTTTCCAGAGAGTTATGCTGAGAGATGCAGTAAAGACACTCAGACTGAACAGACTGCAGCCGATTCACAATCCACGGCTCCCTCTACCAACTACCCTGG AATTCCTCGGGTGGACATAGAAGGAccaacaccaacacacacaccagcGTCTTCAAACACACAGCACTCACTG GCTGTAGCTCTGTGTGAATGGAGCGCTATGACTGACAGTCACCTGGGCTTCTCTAAAGATGACGTCATCACGGTTCTGGAGAAGCAGGAGAACTGGTGCTATGGAGAGCTCAACGAGAGCCGAGGCTGGTTCCCTTTCTCATATGTCTCCATGGTTATCACCAATAACACACAGACTGA GCCGTTGCTTTCTACTGTGGATGAGATAGAACTTTCAGATTCTGGTTCTTTTGAGG AGTATGTGGCTCTGTACACATATGAGAGTCCGGAGTCAGGTGACCTGACGTTCTGTGCGGACGATGTTGTCCTGGTAACAGAGAGGGAAGGAGAATGGTGGAGAGGGTGCATCGGTGACCAGTCTGGCCTCTTCCCTTCCAACTATGTTAAACCCAAAGAGCCTGAT ACTGCCAATCCTGGAGTTCCCGGTAAAAAGCCAG AGATTGCTCAGGTGACTACAGCCAGTGCTGCCAAAACACCAGAACAACTGAGTCTGACACCTGGTCAGCTTATTGTGGTGCTGCATAAGAACTCTAACAGCTGGTGGCTGGGTGAACTACAG gcaCGGGGTAAAAAGCGTAAAAAGGGCTGGTTCCACTCCTCTAATGTCAGATTACTTGAGGCTAACAGCGGAAAAATAACTCCAGCATCTCAGCCAtgtaagatacacacacacacactctttcattcattttcttttgtaTGTGGCTGCATGTATGTGTTGTTTTCCCATTGTGCTCCATTCCTCTTCGACTTTTCTGCTCTTCCCTCTGTAGTGTGTCAGGTTATTGCAATGTATGACTACAAAGCAGCCAATAAGGATGAAATGAGCTTCCAAAAAGGTCAGCTGATCACCGTACTCAACAAGGACAACCCTGACTGGTGGAAAGGAGAGGTCGCTGGGGTCATAGGGCTGTTTCCAACTAATTATGTGAAGATGACCACAGAATGTGATCCCAGCCAGCAAT ggtgTGCTGATCTGCTCAGTTTAGACACTATGTGCACCGAGGACAGGAAGAGGCAAGGCTACATCCATGAGCTCATTCAGACAGAAGAGTACTATCTGGAGGACCTGGAACTGGCACTAGAG GTGTTCTATAAGCCAATGGCAGAGTCAGGGCGGCTAACGGAGGCTGAGATGAGCATGATCTTTGTGAACTGGCGGGAACTGATCATGTGCAGCACCAAACTCCTAAA AGCTCTGCGTGTCTGTAAGATGATGGCTGGAGAGCGGATGCCTGTGCAGGTGGTGGGTGATATTCTGTCCTCAGAGCTCTCTCACATGCAGGCCTACATTCGCTTCTGCAGCTGCCAGCTCAATGCTGCGGCCCTGCTGCAGCAGAAAACAGACAAATCACCTGACTTCAAACTCTTTCTGAAG AAAATTGCCAGTAATTACCGCTGTAAAGGAATGCCActgtccagcttcctcctgaAACCCATGCAGAGAATCACACGCTACCCACTGCTGATAAAGAAT ATTCTGGAGAATACCCCTCCAACTCACGCAGATCACGCAAACCTGCGGGCAGCGCTGGAGCAGGCCGAGGAGTTGTGCTCACAGGTGAACGAGGGCGTGAGAGAGAAGGAGAACTCTGACCGGCTGGAATGGATCCAGAACCATGTGCTGTGTGATGGAGTCATTGAG CACCTCGTATTTAACTCTTTGACGAACTGCCTGGGCCCTCGAAAATTGCTGCACAGTGGCAAACTACATAAGACCAAGAGCAGCAAGGAGCTTTGGGCCTTCCTGTTTAACGACTTCCTGCTCCTCACCTACACCTCCAAACAGTTCTCATCTGGGCCTGACAGACTCTTCAACCCCACCTCAAATGCACAGTACAAGATGTATAAAACG CCAGTGTTTTTGAATGAGGTCTTGGTAAAAATGCCCTCTGACCCTTCCAGTGATGATCCAGTTTTTCACATCTCACACATTGATCGCGTTTACACTCTTAAGGCTGACACCATTAATGAGAG GAGTACATGGGTACAGAAGATCAAAGCAGCATCTGACAACTTCATAGAGACTGAGAAGCTGAAAAGAGAGAAAGCATACCAAG CTCGCTCGCAGAAGAACAGTGGAATCGGGCGACTGTTAGTAACGGTCCTGGAGGCGACAGAGTTGAAGCCCTGCAAACCAAACG GGAAGAGTAACCCATACTGTGAGCTAACGATGGGTGCTCAGTGCTACACATCCCGCCATCAGCCCGACACACTCAACCCCAAATGGAACTTCAACTGCCACTTCTTCATAAAAGACCTGTATCAGGACGTCCTCTGCCTCACCATCTTTGAGAGGGATCAGTTCTCTCCCGACG ATTTTCTAGGTCGTACTGAAGTTCCTGTAGCAACAATTAAGAAGGATCAAGATGGTAAAGGTCCACTGGCACGTCGTCTGCTGCTTCATGAAGTTCCAACTGGAGAGGTCAAAGTACGGCTTGACCTGCAGCTTTATGATCAAACACCTCAACCGTGA